The following are from one region of the Macrobrachium nipponense isolate FS-2020 chromosome 21, ASM1510439v2, whole genome shotgun sequence genome:
- the LOC135197486 gene encoding uncharacterized protein LOC135197486 encodes MENASQFFRDRLKRAVKTTPVAISSMTKAERSRWFAENDTFVPTKRELVISNFFLIQQAQQSLPSDVEHKLKSLNPILDADGVWRALGRTGAALSNPPAIIPYSEPFAEILVRKCHQPQHSGADTTLALVREQFWILNGKRFVSKVVSQCPYCRFLRKKIAQVEITPRKVEQLVRSPVFEHVVIDIAGPFNTIADRRETRNYQVNSGKAWILVIVCRASGAAHIEVLEGYDTNCFLAGFDAFTRIRGKPTSVTADLGSQIRGAANVMESLWNHTKMAKIQTNPETTTWHFVPSGAH; translated from the coding sequence ATGGAAAATGCTTCACAATTTTTCAGAGATCGACTGAAGAGAGCAGTGAAGACTACTCCAGTTGCCATCAGTAGTATGACGAAAGCAGAACGTTCGAGATGGTTTGCTGAAAATGATACATTTGTGCCTACCAAGCGTGAGTTAGTAATATCaaacttttttcttattcaacaGGCTCAGCAGTCGCTTCCGTCAGATGTGGAACATAAGCTAAAGTCACTGAACCCAATACTGGACGCCGACGGTGTGTGGAGAGCACTAGGTCGTACTGGTGCTGCTCTATCAAACCCGCCTGCGAttataccatactctgaacccttTGCAGAGATCTTGGTGCGTAAATGTCACCAACCGCAGCACTCTGGTGCGGATACTACTCTTGCCCTAGTACGTGAGCAGTTCTGGATCCTCAACGGTAAACGGTTCGTCAGCAAAGTTGTGTCGCAGTGCCCATATTGTCGCTTTTTACGGAAGAAGATCGCCCAAGTAGAGATCACTCCTCGTAAGGTGGAACAACTCGTGCGATCACCAGTATTCGAGCATGTGGTCATTGACATAGCTGGTCCATTCAATACCATCGCAGATCGCCGCGAGACGAGAAATTACCAGGTAAATTCTGGTAAAGCCTGGATTCTGGTCATCGTGTGTCGTGCATCTGGTGCGGCCCACATAGAGGTCCTTGAAGGTTATGATaccaactgcttccttgcaggttTTGATGCTTTCACTAGAATCCGCGGAAAACCCACGTCTGTGACCGCAGATCTTGGTTCGCAAATCCGTGGTGCTGCAAACGTCATGGAGAGCCTTTGGAACCATACCAAGATGGCAAAGATTCAGACAAATCCCGAAACAACAACCTGGCACTTCGTACCATCTGGAGCTCATTAG